In Sporosarcina psychrophila, a genomic segment contains:
- a CDS encoding ABC transporter ATP-binding protein: MSELILKVRDLKQHYKIDRGWLKESSVVKAVDGINFEVIKGETFSIVGESGCGKSTTGRTILRLNEPTAGEVIFEGQDIAKLSYEEMRKLRRKMQMIFQDPYASLNPKKTVRQILLEPLRVHKLFTPKERLEKVISILETVGLSEYHIDRYPHEFSGGQRQRIGIAKAAILNPELIIADEPVSALDVSIQSQVINLLLKLQKELGLTYIFISHDLGVVRHISDRVAVMYLGKIVEVSKTEDLYNRPLHPYTQALLSAVPIEHPDEVKERVILTGDVPNAVKPPSGCTFHPRCPAAMDMCSKVQPVPTVHDGDHTVSCHLYN, from the coding sequence ATGTCTGAACTAATATTGAAAGTGAGAGACTTAAAGCAGCATTATAAGATAGATCGAGGTTGGTTAAAAGAAAGCTCCGTTGTTAAGGCTGTTGATGGTATTAATTTTGAAGTTATTAAAGGAGAAACTTTTAGTATTGTTGGTGAAAGTGGTTGTGGGAAATCTACAACAGGAAGAACAATACTAAGACTCAATGAACCAACGGCTGGAGAAGTTATTTTTGAAGGACAAGATATTGCTAAGCTTTCGTATGAAGAAATGCGGAAACTTCGTAGAAAAATGCAAATGATTTTTCAAGATCCCTATGCTTCTTTAAATCCTAAAAAGACAGTTCGACAAATTTTACTTGAACCTTTACGCGTTCATAAACTATTTACACCTAAAGAACGTCTTGAGAAAGTTATTAGTATTTTAGAGACTGTAGGATTATCTGAATATCACATTGATCGTTACCCACATGAGTTTTCTGGTGGACAAAGACAACGAATTGGAATTGCGAAGGCGGCGATTTTAAACCCGGAACTAATTATTGCAGACGAACCCGTATCTGCACTTGATGTATCCATACAATCCCAAGTAATTAATCTACTATTAAAACTGCAAAAAGAATTAGGTCTGACATATATCTTTATCTCACATGATCTCGGTGTTGTTCGTCATATCTCGGACCGTGTAGCTGTTATGTACCTCGGGAAAATTGTTGAAGTTTCTAAAACAGAAGACTTGTATAATAGACCATTGCATCCTTACACACAAGCCCTATTATCGGCAGTTCCGATAGAGCATCCTGATGAGGTTAAAGAAAGGGTAATCTTAACTGGCGATGTTCCAAACGCTGTAAAACCTCCTTCTGGTTGCACATTTCATCCAAGATGCCCAGCAGCAATGGATATGTGTTCGAAAGTGCAACCAGTACCTACTGTACATGATGGAGATCATACGGTTTCATGTCATTTATATAATTAA